One window of the Periophthalmus magnuspinnatus isolate fPerMag1 chromosome 17, fPerMag1.2.pri, whole genome shotgun sequence genome contains the following:
- the selenof gene encoding selenoprotein F codes for MSGEVYLLWLVSLLQTLSAYGAELSSEACREIGFSSNLLCSGCDLLGEFSLNALQPDCRRCCQQEAQLEGRKLYPGAILEVCGUKLGRFPQVQAFVRSDKPKMFKGLQIKYVRGSDPVLKLLDDSGNIAEELSILKWNTDSVEEFLSEKLDRI; via the exons ATGTCGGGAGAGGTTTATCTCCTGTGGCTCGTGTCCCTTTTACAAACG CTGTCAGCGTATGGAGCCGAGCTGTCCTCTGAAGCCTGCCGGGAGATAGGCTTCTCCAGTAATCTGCTGTGTAGTGGCTGTGATCTGCTGGGGGAGTTCAGCCTCAACGCTCTGCAGCCCGACTGTCGGAGATGCTGCCAGCAGGAAGCGCAACTGGAGGGGCGCAAG CTGTATCCAGGGGCCATCCTCGAGGTCTGTGGATGAAAATTGGGCAGGTTCCCACAAGTCCAAG CATTTGTGAGGAGCGACAAGCCCAAGATGTTCAAAGGTCTTCAGATCAAG TACGTCCGCGGCTCCGATCCGGTCCTCAAACTCCTGGACGACAGCGGGAACATTGCCGAGGAGCTCAGTATCCTCAAATGGAACACAGACAGCGTGGAGGAATTCCTTAGTGAGAAATTGGATCGAATATAG